ATTAACAGTTAAATATGATACAAATTATATCATATCTAAGAGTTAAGTGAGAATATGGCCACCATTAAGAAAATCACACTCGACAACTTCAAATCCTTCGGCCATCTGGAATTCGATCTTACCGAGGGAAAGAAGACGTTGCCTTATGCATTCATTTATGGAGAGAACGGTTCTGGGAAGACCAATCTCTTGGAATCATTCAGTTTCCTGAAGAAATCCCAGCTCACTCTTGCACGCGAACCTAAGTCATATAACAAGGAGAAGGAGCTGGTTGATACTTTTGGAAAGCTCCTTGATATGATGAAACATGACAGCGAGAACGATAATCTCAAACAATCCGTCATGGATTTGCTTGTCCCCAAGGATTTGCCCTACCTTACCTCTCAGTACAGGATGATTGGAAGCGAGGATGGCATGGGAATAGGTATAACGCTGGACATCGATGGTCATGATGCCACATATTCCATGGCATTCGACAGTAACAATAATCTGGAGCAGGAGGTACTGAGATACCTCGCGAACGAACGGACTACTGACCTTTTTAATTTACACTTCACAGACGGAGAGATAATGGCAGTATTCAGCTCCACTTTCTTCAAAGATGACGAATATGAGAAGTACATAAAAGAATCAGTAAAGAAATACTGGGGGAAGCACTCGTTTCTCTCTATAATGAATTATGAACGGATTAAGAACAATTATGATTTCATGATGAATTCCGTAATGAGCAATCTATTCGCATTCATGGATTCACTTAACGAAATTAGGACTGAATCCGGACCCATCGGAGAAATTCTCTGCAGAGTCGATAGCATAAAGTATAATCCTCTGTCAGGAACCGTTCAGAAGGATCATCTGAACGAACTCAGAAACTACGAAACCGCGCTCAATAAAGCATTCACAAGGATATATTCGGATGTACGCAAGGTACACTTTAAGACCAAGGAGGTTGGAGAGGATACATTTGAGTACACCCTGTATTTCGTCAGACATATTCACGAGAAGGACCGGGAAGTTCCTGCATCCCAGGAATCCAGCGGAACCCGTAAACTACTCAGCATATTCCCCTTCCTTCTGGATTGTGCGGCTGGAAGGACAGTGATGATAGACGAGATGGATTCGGGAATCCACGATAAACTGGTGTTCGACCTCATAACGGAGATTCTGAGCGAGATTAAAGGGCAGCTCATCATCACTACTCATAATACTTCCCTACTGAAGATTCTGGAACCCAAATGCGCGTTCATAATCAATGTTGACCTGAATGGAGAGAGGGGAATCCGCAGTATCAGTAAAATCCTCAGGACGCAGAAGAACCACAACAACCAGGACAGGTATCTAAAGGGGCTGCTCGACGGAGTCCCCTACATGGGCTCCCTGGATCTGGACGAAATCGCCGATTCGTATTACAATACGGAGGCACAATGAGCCGTAAGGATATCGTCGTGATACCCCACGGTGCTTCTGAGAGGATAATCGTCAACGCAATGAAGAACGCGCTCAGGATGCCAATTTACCTGTTCGATCCGTTCAAAGGGAAGCGTGACATCGCTATAGGCAATATCGCCGAGGTCATGGAAGCCTACGGTTTCAGTGACGAGAAGGCCCTGCACAAGGTGCTTCCCGATCTCAAATACGCTTCCAAGGGCAGTGTCAGGATGAATGATCTCGTGATTTTTCCGATATTGGATGTGGATTCTTATAAGAAAGAGAAAAAGTCATACGTTACAGGAAATCTATTCAGGGACAGTCCGTTCAGAGACCGTATTCACCCGATAGTCAACGATACCGACTTGGATACCGTGCTGATAAGTCTGGGGTACCCTATCAGTACCGCTGGAGCCAACAAGACTGCCACTTACCACTCGGTTTTTGATCCGATGATGGCTCAGGAGTATATCCAATTGAGTAAGGATATCAAAACCATTCCGGAACAATCCAACCTTGACGTGTTCATCGATTATTGTCTCAGCCAAAAGCCCGAGTATCAGGGGAAGATATTACCTCCGTTTTGATTCTTGTTCTTGCATCACTCTCAGTTTTCCTCAGATCGTTTGTTCCTTCGAGAGATTATCAGCGGAGGGAGTCGCTATATCTATCGGGAATCAGAATGAAACGAATTGGGATTCCTTGTGCATCTCTTGAAGAGACTGTGATTGGAATAGTTCCCCGATTTGCAACCGCCATCTAGAGATGAACACAATCGAGAAAACGGAGTTTTTCGGGCCCGTTTTTGATAGTTTTAGTGTAGAGATTCGGATCATACGATGAGGTCGGTTCTCCACTCACTCTTGGCCGATTCCATGCCCGATTTCATGGCGGAAAACACTGATTTTCGTGGATGGATTGCAAGTCGCCTGTAAAAGGCTCAAAAATAACGGTATTTTCGGATTGTTAAATGGATAGGATACCTGTCTACATTTTGTCGAGACATAGCTTAAATATCCTCAAATCGAGACGTCAATTAGGTCGCAGACGTTCCTAAACCGCAGAAATGCAAGGAACCTAGGTTCCGGCGGAGCGCCGTTGCGAGCTCTTCCAAAAGGAGGTAAAAGAAATGCAAAACAAGAAAGTCACGATGCTCGCAGCTGTGCTCGCAGTCACGATCATCGCAATGGCTGGTGTTGGTTACGCACTTACTTACACTGCAACCACTACCAACACTGGGAACACCATGGGTAATACCTACATCAAGTTGACTCAGGATGAAGCTGCAGCATACGATGGAGAATTCCTGACCAAGCTCTATTTCGACACAGAGAATACTGCTGAAGATGCAACAACCTACAAACCTGTCTACACTCACATAGCTACGACGACTGAGGGACAACAGTTCACTATCGGTGCTGAGAAGACAGATAATAATGTTGCATTGGTTTCTAACAAACTCGGACTCAATATCATCCCTACGAACACCGGAGAACAGTCTGTGACCCTGGATGTTACTGTTACTAACTTCCATCCCGAGAATAAGGGCTTGAAGTACACTATGGTCCTCTCTTCGAATTATACTGATGATAAAACGGCCTTTAAGGCGGACAAGATTGCATACTTCACTGATGGCAAGTGGTCGTTCACTGGAATTGATCTCAACGATGCAACGGTTAGTTACACCGTATTGCTGTTTGTGTCTGCTAACGGTGTGCCTAATGGCGAGACCGGTTTCGCAGCATTGGACGCTGTTGGGGACGCTCAGAACAAATTCACCTTCACAGTTACAGCAAACACTGGTGCATAATCCTAGTACGTTGTTAACCGATTTATGAAACATCTTCCCCCCGTTTAAACAACGGGGGGATTCCTATGTGGTGATAATATGAAGGGGATAGCGAAGCTTACGTTTGTGGTATTCTTCCTCATATTCGCCATTACTCTGCCGAGCGAGTCGGATGCAGAAACAATCTCTGATTCGTTCTCGATCAAACTTACCGATTCTGAGGGAAACGATCTCAGCGATCCTATGTTCGGAGATGTCACAATATTCTTCGATACATACAACACAGAATACGGTACAATCTACAAGTTGAAGGCCATGCTCTCGATTAAGACGGTTCCCGCCAACATCCTGATAACCTCGACCGGAGGTCTGTTCAAACTAGCGGTCGCCGCAACCGGCGTGGAGGGTTCGTTAGTCGAAGAAACCGGTCTGCGGTTCACCCTCACGAACGGAGAGGACACCTTCAACGCCGATCTCAAGAAATCCAATAACTATTCCACGGACTTCAGGAACGGTGCAAATATCGCCACCCTGAATCCTAACACGAATTACTGTGTATCCGCTTCCCTGATCGATGCTTATGATAAGGACGTCGCACCCGGGGATATGAAGGATGCGAAGATCACCTTCCAAGCCATCGTCGCCGATGGAATTCACCAGGTGATGTTCGTCTCCGAGGATAACACTGTTGAATCCTACATGGCGTTCGACAACTACGTCATCGAGAAGGTACCGACCGTCTCCCGCGGAGGATACACATTCAAGGGATGGTTCACCCCTGACGGAAAGGAAATCACCGACGGATATGTGATTTCTAAGAACGAGGGCGACATCATCGCGTTCGCCCAATGGGAAAAGAACGACGACAGCATGATACTCTATCTCGGTATCGGAGGCAGCAGCCTAGCTGCACTGCTGCTGCTCCTGCTGTTCCTGAAGAGGAGGAAGGACGATGCAGAGTCATGAGACACTCACTATACTCTCCGTAGCCATCGTTGTGTCGATGGCTTTCGTCGGTGTGGGTTACGGTCTCGAATACTCCGGATCCTCCCTCAACTCGGATAACTCCCTGAACGTCACGTACATGAAGTTCAAACTGAACGACGAGGACACCTGTACGTTCGTGTTTGATGACATAACCTACTACCGTGACCGTGCGGTCGATGGTACCGTGACATACAAGTACACAAGCACTGAATCCGCACCAATGAAACTCTGGATCGAAGGCACGGGGGCTATGGGTGTGGACACCACTGCCCAAGTAAAGCTGGCGGAGGCACAGAGCGTCGCCGATATTTCATTAAAGATTTACAGTGACGAAACATGCACAGTCATGATGGGGGAAATCCCCCTTAACAATACCTATGCTACCATTCCTGTCGATCTGAAGACCTCTGTGGGTGATGATTCGGTATATTGGTGCAAGATTAACGTGCAGTTAAAGGATGTAATCTTGGAGGGTGCCGAGGACGTAGTTGCACAGCCGTCCGGGACACTGACATTCGACGTGGTATTCAACGCAACGGCGGAGGCCACTGCGTAAACACCGTTTAATAGCAGAATACGATAAAAAGAGATATTCAGGAATATAAAAACGAACATTCCTGAGGAAAGGAAACAGGAACAAGAGGAGGTAAGCAGAATGGAAGCGTACAGAAGTCACAAGAACAGATATTTGGCTTTGGTAGCTCTGGCTCTCCTCTTTGCTGCGACTTTCGTTACTGTCATCACTGCGTCGGAGTCGGATGCAGCTGGTAGACTCACATTTGATCCTAGTGGCGGTACTATCACCTCCGATGGGCATACAGTGCAAAATTGTCGTTTTTATGTAACTGATAACACATATGTTTTACCTGAAGTAAATACTCCATTCGAGGGTAGTGATGGCGAGGAATATGTTATTTCAAGACTCGGATACTCATTAACTGGGTGGAGATCAAATGGAGGGAATGCACAAACCTATCCGCCGGGAACGTCAGTCAGTGTTTGGGGCAATACCACTTATACTGCCCAGTGGGTTGAAAACACCGTGACATTGAATCCAAATGGGGGTACGATTACTGGGGGTAGGAATCCAGCATCCCTTGATATAACTGTCCGTAATACTACAACTGTTCCGGGAACTCAAGTTAGGGTTAATAATACCAATTATACATTCTCAAACGGCGACTTTGTCCTTGCAGGGTGGTCCACCAAAGCAAGTTCGGACTCTCCTGAGCTAGAGGCAGGTATGGCCCTACCCTTGGATCACTCGTATACTCTGTTTGCAATATGGAAGAAGGAAATTCGGATTACCTACAATGAGAACGGTGGCTCTGCAGACCCGAATACTTGCACTTTCCAAACATATAAGAATCAGATTATCCCAGGTAACACTTTTACCATTAACAATATAGAGTATACCTACTCCAGGAGCGGATACACCTTCTTAGGATGGTCTACTCACAGTGATGCGACTTCTGCAGAGTACCTGCCAGGAGCGACCTTAGTTACTGGTGAAGATCCCATTATTCTTTATGCGATATGGGCAGAAGGGTGCGAGATTACATTTGACCCCAATGGTGGTAGTGCAAACCAGATTTACCACCCTAGGGTGAATGCGCCCCTGTATGTTCCTGGAAATGAATTCAATGTCGATGGAAACGAATATGTCTATCAGAATACTGGGTATTCTTTCCTAGGCTGGAGCAGAGATAGTAAATCTAGTGTGCCAGATTATGTAAATGGCAATATTCTTCCAACCACCACTACAGGATATACGCTATATGCGATATGGTCCCCCGAGTCAAGTAAGGTTACATTCGATTATGGTGATGGAGTCACCGCAGAGGTGTATGTAGATTATGGATATACCTTCGATTCTTCCTCTTATATGACTTACACTCCCGCAGATAAGTCAGGATATAAGATTGTAGGTTGGTCCACCATCAAGATGTCCGAAACCAAAGACGGGGGTGATGCATACAGTATTCCGGATGGGGCAGACACCTATAGCAGGAAGATAACATTCGATTCCGTTACTAACGTCACGCTGTATCCAATCTGGGCAAAGAAAGTAACGGCACCATCCAGTGGGGCATTATCGTTTACCTCTGTCAATACGGGTTGTTATTATGTAGATAGTTTGGCAGGAGCCAAGGGAATAGTTGTCGATGGCGGAAGCCCAGATCTATTCCTAGATGGGGTCAGCGTCAATTTTAGTTCTGGCGGAGAATCCCCGTTCAAATTGATGAACGGGGCAAATGTTACTATTACCGTCCTGAGTGACTGCTACTTCAAGGGTCAGGATAACGTACGTTCGGGATCTTATACCATCGGTTATGCTGGAATAAATGTACAGCCTGGAACTACGTTTATTGTTAGCAAAGACTCTTTAGGAAAGTTAACCGCCGAGGGCGGTGACGCTCGCTCATACTATAATCGTAGTGGAAGGGCTGGAGCAGGTATCGGAGCCAATGGCTATCCCTCTGACACCCAATATGACACCGGGTGTGGGCACATCATAATCAATGGAGGCAAAATAAGTGCCTATGGAGGAGATGGTTTCGTTGATTATAGCTACGGCGTATATTATGCCAATCATGACATAGTAGCTGCACAGGGAATCGGAGGGAGAACGCAGTCCGGTACCGGCCACATAGAAATAAACGCTGGAACGATAGTCGCAGCAACGGGACACATAAACGGATTTGAAGGCAATCAAGATAACTATGTGATAAACGAGTATTATGCGGATGAGGTAACCTTCACAGATCCGATATATGATGGGGCAGATAGCAGTCGCATAACCATTTCAAATAATGCATATGTGACTCAGGTTTCCGACAAGGATACAACCGTCACAGGTGAATACGAGATAGTATATTTCGAGAGTGTTAAAGAGAACGCCACTACCCAATGTACCATCGGCAACGCCCTTAGCTTTACCATAGATAGCATCGAGACAATTGATCTCGGTGGTACTTCAATCAAGAAGGACGTCCAAATCAAGATACCAGTAGGAAAAATTGGACAAAACAGTACGGTAAGTTTGGTCACCGCAGGTGAAAACTATTTCACTGGAAGTGTCACTTATACTTCTACAAGCGGTAACATAACTGTATATCATGTCGAATTGTTAATGTCTAACAACCAAGCACACGGAACCGTAAGTGTATACGCTAACGAAGCTACCATCACCGGTGTGGAAGAATTCGGATCCGTTTCTCCAAATCAATCTTTTACGATCCAGAGTGAGACATCAGGTGCTCGGAGTATGACCTACCCCTTCAGTCTCAACCTCAATGAGGGTTATGAGCTGGTTGGGATAAGGTATGGTACGATGAATGGCACAACCATCACCTGGGCAGACCACCCCATTTCCGCTACAGACGGTGAATCACAATCTGGAACGACCGGTGCTATTACCTGTATTTTGAAGCTAGGTCTAAGTTCGCAGAACGCCGGAACTGCAAACTATGTGTCATTCACCATCAAGAAGACTACTGTGGAAGTGACCATCAAGAATACCTACTCGGAAGGAGAGATGAAGTTCCTTGAGAAAACTTTCAAGACCGGTACTACTGATCCATCCAGATTGACTTGGGCAGATCCGAGTAGTTGTACTCTCGGAACCCAGTATGTGTACTATAAGGACAGTCTGACCTGCACCATTGATGTGACAAGGGGAACGAATGAGAATCCATTCATAGTCAAGTGGATCACCGTGAATGATGTTCCGCTCACACCAACCTATGATCAGGAACACAACCTGGGTCAATATACATTCACCATCACAGATATCAGTGAAGATACTGTAATCGAGGTAAGGTACGGACCTACCGTCAAATTATCAGGGTACGTCACTTATCCCGCCGGTGCCGATGAAAACAGCCATAGCCTTTATCGCATAAACGTCCTGGGTATCAACGCTGATGGTACCGACGGATTCCTGAAGAAGGACGGTACGGTAATAGATAAGACCGATGAGTCGAAGACTTACGAAAGTTGGGACATTTATGTCGGTAAGGGATCGGTTGCTTACTTCAAGATATTCTCCTCCGGAACCAAGATCGTAGATGGCAAGACTGTGGAAGATTGGGATTCCAAGAACGGTCTCGTACTGGGTATATCAAGAATCACCGTTTCCGCGGATGGAGTCAGGGATAGGAGCGTATATCCCAATGTGGAGAATGTATACACACTGGGTGCATTGTACTCCGATACCGAGATTAACGTGCTCCTTACCGAAATTAGGTGGAATCTGACCTTTATCAGCAATGTGGGTGAAAACAGTACTCAGTACAAGATTTCGGTTGTCGATGGTACGTTCTATGTGATTCCAACTCTCGATATATTCCCCACACTCGATTTGGGAATCAAGGCAGGATACGATCTCGCTCAGTGGAATATCGTGAAGTCGAACCATTATGTCACTCCTCCTGCAGATCTCGGTACAGATACCTGCAAACCTGGAGTCAACATGCAGATAACCTGTGACATGGAGTTCACCGCGGTATGGTCAGAGACTCCTCACGAGTATGCTATCAAGTATTCCAACCTCGATGGAGACGTATTTGTACCCTCAAGCGGGGTCATAGAGGTCTATACTGTGGAGAGTGAAACATTCAACTTAGTCAACCCGACCCGCGGTGGATACACCTTTAAGGGCTGGCTTACTGATGAGCAGGTTGAGAAGGTCCTCAATGGCGAACTCGATGCATATACTGCAGCATCCATGTCAATTTCAATCACCAAGGGTACCACCGGCGATTTGCATTATACTGCGGTATGGAAGGGTAACGATGTGGTGTTTACCCTTAGGGACATGGAAGGTCTCCATGGTGATGCCACAAAGACGTTTACTGTAGGTTCACCATTCACTAACCTGCCGATTTACTCTAATGTTACTAAAACCGTGGACGATAAGGCGAAGCACTATTCCTTCGCCGGATGGTCTTTCAGTCAGGATGGGTCAGACAGGATTAGCGACACGGACAGGGTGCCTTACAATGAGAACACAGCTCTGAACATCATCTATGTGATCTGGGTGGAGGACAGCCTCTACATCATCAATATCCAGAACGATGGATCCTACGGTGGAACCGTAACTGCGGCTGTCTACGGTACCCCCGGTCATCCCATAGTGCTGACAATCAACGCGTATTCCGGTTTCAAGGCCACAGGAGTCATCATCAATGGATCGACTATCACCAATCCTCCGTTCGAGTACGATAGGAGTCCGTATACCTACACATATCCTACCAACGTATCCTCTGGTATCTATTACTACAGCATCAAGGTCGTGTTCGAGAAACTTCAGGGTGAACTGATAGATTATCCTGAGTGGCAAGAATTCTTCACATATGACGGAACCGAGCACACCTCCGTAGTGAGCGGAATAGGGTATTCCATCGGAGAAAACAATACAGAAACCGATGCGGGTACATACGAAGTGGAAGTCACTCTCGAAACCGGATACCTCTGGAAGGAGAACCATTCCAACGAGCCGTACACTATTCGCTGGACCATCAAGACACGTACAGCATTCATCGTCGCCAACTCAGAGGTCATGAAGTATTCAAATATGCCCGAAGGTGGTTGGACTGTAAGTGATAACGGTTACGTAACTATGTTCGTCCTCGATGATGATCTGGCTGGACTGAATATTCGTACCTATGTCGGAGCTACCCCAGAAACGAGTCAGAGTACTATCGCGGCTAGCGGATCATATGAGAACAAGATCTCCTATAATGATTCTGATAACTACGAATTAATCATCATCCACGGTACTTACGTCGTGTATGATAATGATAAGTCATCAACTGTTGTATACGGCGTCACCGACACATCCAGTGCCGCAAGTGCCAGCAGTAGCAATACCATCAGCAATACTACGACCAATAGCAATGCTCTCAACGCGATACGTGTCGCATCGAACGTGCAGTATGCGGTCTGGAGGGGAAGGGAATGAATAAGAACAGCATGATTCTAGCAGTTGTGGCTGTGCTGGTGGTGGCTTCGGTCAGTACTGGTTTCGCACTTTCATACATAACCACCACGACCTCTCGTGATAATACCATCGAATATGATGGAATAACTTTGGATGTCCTGGGTAATGATCATCTCTCCCTCAAGACCCCGATTCCTGTTGTGGGGCCTACCACGGAACTTACCGAGGAACAGCTTACCCGCATTTCCGGCGGATGCGACTTCACATATGATTTGAAGGTAAACTGCCCCGATAAGATCTGGCTGCAGTGCTGGTGGAACGCAGGTAATGTGAAGAATTGGGCAATCATAGACAGCATTACTCTGAAAATCACCGTAAACGGTGTTGAGCATGCTACTGATTTCATGAGCCATGCACCTGCTACTTCCACCTCCTCAATCCCCTCGGAAGCGTTGGAGCTCTCTTCAGGAACTTATTTATTCAAGGTTTCCATCCTATACAGGAACATTGACTTGGATCTCGCGGGAGAGAATCAGGACTTCCTGAATCTCAGCGGATCCAGCGTAACCTTCAGTGCATCTAAAGAGGTGCCTGTTCCAGGTGTTGTCAATCCCTGGGTTACGCCTGTGGGTCCCTGATGGCGCTGGGGAACTGTCCATTCCACCTTGGTAATAGGAGTACCTTGTCGTGATACACTCCTGGGGGTTTCTTATTGAGCAGGGTATCAGAGGGCGATTCAAGCGTTGTAATTGTTTAGTGCCCTCCAGGCACCGAGTAGATAAGAACAGTAACCTCTGCTGGATTA
The sequence above is a segment of the methanogenic archaeon ISO4-H5 genome. Coding sequences within it:
- a CDS encoding adhesin-like protein — translated: MQNKKVTMLAAVLAVTIIAMAGVGYALTYTATTTNTGNTMGNTYIKLTQDEAAAYDGEFLTKLYFDTENTAEDATTYKPVYTHIATTTEGQQFTIGAEKTDNNVALVSNKLGLNIIPTNTGEQSVTLDVTVTNFHPENKGLKYTMVLSSNYTDDKTAFKADKIAYFTDGKWSFTGIDLNDATVSYTVLLFVSANGVPNGETGFAALDAVGDAQNKFTFTVTANTGA
- a CDS encoding transmembrane protein, with the translated sequence MKGIAKLTFVVFFLIFAITLPSESDAETISDSFSIKLTDSEGNDLSDPMFGDVTIFFDTYNTEYGTIYKLKAMLSIKTVPANILITSTGGLFKLAVAATGVEGSLVEETGLRFTLTNGEDTFNADLKKSNNYSTDFRNGANIATLNPNTNYCVSASLIDAYDKDVAPGDMKDAKITFQAIVADGIHQVMFVSEDNTVESYMAFDNYVIEKVPTVSRGGYTFKGWFTPDGKEITDGYVISKNEGDIIAFAQWEKNDDSMILYLGIGGSSLAALLLLLLFLKRRKDDAES
- a CDS encoding transmembrane protein — encoded protein: MQSHETLTILSVAIVVSMAFVGVGYGLEYSGSSLNSDNSLNVTYMKFKLNDEDTCTFVFDDITYYRDRAVDGTVTYKYTSTESAPMKLWIEGTGAMGVDTTAQVKLAEAQSVADISLKIYSDETCTVMMGEIPLNNTYATIPVDLKTSVGDDSVYWCKINVQLKDVILEGAEDVVAQPSGTLTFDVVFNATAEATA
- a CDS encoding adhesin-like protein, encoding MALPLDHSYTLFAIWKKEIRITYNENGGSADPNTCTFQTYKNQIIPGNTFTINNIEYTYSRSGYTFLGWSTHSDATSAEYLPGATLVTGEDPIILYAIWAEGCEITFDPNGGSANQIYHPRVNAPLYVPGNEFNVDGNEYVYQNTGYSFLGWSRDSKSSVPDYVNGNILPTTTTGYTLYAIWSPESSKVTFDYGDGVTAEVYVDYGYTFDSSSYMTYTPADKSGYKIVGWSTIKMSETKDGGDAYSIPDGADTYSRKITFDSVTNVTLYPIWAKKVTAPSSGALSFTSVNTGCYYVDSLAGAKGIVVDGGSPDLFLDGVSVNFSSGGESPFKLMNGANVTITVLSDCYFKGQDNVRSGSYTIGYAGINVQPGTTFIVSKDSLGKLTAEGGDARSYYNRSGRAGAGIGANGYPSDTQYDTGCGHIIINGGKISAYGGDGFVDYSYGVYYANHDIVAAQGIGGRTQSGTGHIEINAGTIVAATGHINGFEGNQDNYVINEYYADEVTFTDPIYDGADSSRITISNNAYVTQVSDKDTTVTGEYEIVYFESVKENATTQCTIGNALSFTIDSIETIDLGGTSIKKDVQIKIPVGKIGQNSTVSLVTAGENYFTGSVTYTSTSGNITVYHVELLMSNNQAHGTVSVYANEATITGVEEFGSVSPNQSFTIQSETSGARSMTYPFSLNLNEGYELVGIRYGTMNGTTITWADHPISATDGESQSGTTGAITCILKLGLSSQNAGTANYVSFTIKKTTVEVTIKNTYSEGEMKFLEKTFKTGTTDPSRLTWADPSSCTLGTQYVYYKDSLTCTIDVTRGTNENPFIVKWITVNDVPLTPTYDQEHNLGQYTFTITDISEDTVIEVRYGPTVKLSGYVTYPAGADENSHSLYRINVLGINADGTDGFLKKDGTVIDKTDESKTYESWDIYVGKGSVAYFKIFSSGTKIVDGKTVEDWDSKNGLVLGISRITVSADGVRDRSVYPNVENVYTLGALYSDTEINVLLTEIRWNLTFISNVGENSTQYKISVVDGTFYVIPTLDIFPTLDLGIKAGYDLAQWNIVKSNHYVTPPADLGTDTCKPGVNMQITCDMEFTAVWSETPHEYAIKYSNLDGDVFVPSSGVIEVYTVESETFNLVNPTRGGYTFKGWLTDEQVEKVLNGELDAYTAASMSISITKGTTGDLHYTAVWKGNDVVFTLRDMEGLHGDATKTFTVGSPFTNLPIYSNVTKTVDDKAKHYSFAGWSFSQDGSDRISDTDRVPYNENTALNIIYVIWVEDSLYIINIQNDGSYGGTVTAAVYGTPGHPIVLTINAYSGFKATGVIINGSTITNPPFEYDRSPYTYTYPTNVSSGIYYYSIKVVFEKLQGELIDYPEWQEFFTYDGTEHTSVVSGIGYSIGENNTETDAGTYEVEVTLETGYLWKENHSNEPYTIRWTIKTRTAFIVANSEVMKYSNMPEGGWTVSDNGYVTMFVLDDDLAGLNIRTYVGATPETSQSTIAASGSYENKISYNDSDNYELIIIHGTYVVYDNDKSSTVVYGVTDTSSAASASSSNTISNTTTNSNALNAIRVASNVQYAVWRGRE
- a CDS encoding adhesin-like protein, with product MNKNSMILAVVAVLVVASVSTGFALSYITTTTSRDNTIEYDGITLDVLGNDHLSLKTPIPVVGPTTELTEEQLTRISGGCDFTYDLKVNCPDKIWLQCWWNAGNVKNWAIIDSITLKITVNGVEHATDFMSHAPATSTSSIPSEALELSSGTYLFKVSILYRNIDLDLAGENQDFLNLSGSSVTFSASKEVPVPGVVNPWVTPVGP